Part of the Oncorhynchus kisutch isolate 150728-3 linkage group LG2, Okis_V2, whole genome shotgun sequence genome, GGTTTTTTACTACACTGCAATTTCCCCTTTGAACATGAAGTATCACTTCAGGATTTACTGTACGAAATATCACATTCATTACTATGTATACAGCTTGTCCATTGTGAATGTGTTGTGATAGACATATTATTTTTGTTAAAGTGCCTGTGATGTCTTCGGGGTCCAGTCAATTCTGTAATCCCTCCGTGGCCCTAACCTTGCTACAATAAGGAATTTCACACCAACGTGAGGCTAGCAGGCCCAGAGACTAAAGTTAGCAATTTACAGTTTGGTGACACACCGGAATCTCTTTACTCAGTTATATTTATTGGTCATGACTTGTGTGCTACTGTTGGTTTGAAGTTATTTATAATCCTTGGAAAACCTTGACGTCCAAAAATTCACACATACTAAGCAAGCCCTGCTTCCTCTGTAGACACTGACTCTCAAAGAATGGCAACAGTAGAAACCCAGTTACCTCTCATAGGGCAATATCAGTCTTGTTCTGGAACTCGTCTGTAGGAAATTTGAAGATGAGAAAGCCGAAGTAACACCTTTACAGACTGATTTGGGATTCTCTTAATCTGACAGCGTTCTTAGGTGTCAGTTGTCTAGACAAACAAGCCTGAGTCTTAGAATTGAGTTTTTCTCCATCGTTCACCGATCGCACATCAGTTGGAATGTAATCATATCAAGTATTATCCGCATCATTTTGGTTCAGGGAAGGCAACTACAGTGCTAAAAGAAAAAGTGAAAAACAGAAACGTATTGTAAATGATCTGTTAATTATTAGTAAATTATCAGTTAACCAACTGATTAATTGGTTATCAAGAATTGGTTGATAACCAATGATCCTTAGTAGGCCTACAGGtccattttccatttaaaaggtCTTTCAtcagtatactgtataatgtGCACAGTTGTTAGTCTGGTGCTGTAgattatatatagatagatacactCATACCCTGACCAATGAACAGTCTGCTTAGACTTTGATGTTTTGAGCAGAGTGCTATATGAATgcatggtatatttaagcaataaggaccgaggaggtgtggtatgtaggcaatataccacagctaaaggCTGTTCTTATACACGACACAACactgagtgcctggatacagcccttagccatggtatattggccatatatcacaaacccccgaggtgccatattgctattataaattgtttaccaatgtaattagagcagtaaaaataactgttttgtcatacccgtggtatacggtctgatatacgaTGGCTGTCATCCAATCAGCAttctgggctcgaaccaccagGTTTATAATCCCCTTTTGATGTGAGGGCTTGCTGACTGCAGCCTGACTGTGTGAATGTTTCCTGGCTGTttacagtgtggtgaagaaggtgtcTCAGTACATGGCTGATGTGTTAGAGGACAGCCGAGACAAAGTCCAGGAGAACCTGCTGGCCAACGGAGGTACTTATCATCACATACAAGTTACTCATATGAAAACAATACAGGTAGTTATCACATACAAGATACTGGTATGAAAACAATGGAGGTAGTTAAGATCGCAGAAATTGAATAACTAGAACAGCCATTCCCATTCAAgttagtcattctatttctatcatTATCATCACGTACAAGTTATTCATATGAAAACAATGGAGGACATTGGAGATTAGCTAGTTAGTTGTCATCACATACAAATTTGTCCAGGAAGTGTGCTTCTGCCTCTACTGTGCACATTGATTGACTAAGGAATTATCCTTTTAACCTGTTAATACGAAATACTAAAGAAATACCAGCACATTTAGAAATGGTTGATTAGAGTATCTTGCAATTACCCATAAAGCCATGCATCATAATGTTAAAACGTCATTCTAACAAGTCCTTTCCTCAATAACAATGCCTTGATTCCCTCTAGTGGATTTGGTGACCTACATCACACGGTTTCAGTGGGACATGGCCAAGTACCCCATCAAGCAGTCACTGAAGAACATCTCTGATATCATATCCAAGGCAAGTCTTTCTCCTACCCTCATCTGATTCTCTTGATAATTAGCTAGACGGAGACCCTTTTTTATAACTGTCATGTAGTCATGATTTTGATAGCGTATGAAGGTATAGAAATATCAACAAGTAAATTATATTTCAATGGTATCAATCAACTGTATTTTTACTACCTCTTGAGTAAATCTGTTGTTAAACACTGTGCACAGTTTTTACGTGGGTTATATTCTGAGTACTTGACCTGTTCCTCTCTACAGCAAGTAAGCCAGATTGACAACGACCTGAAGGCCAGAGCCTCTGCCTACAACAACCTGAAAGGGAACCTGCAGAATCTGGAGAGGAAGAACGCGTGAGTCAAGTTTTTCTGCTTGAAGACCTGACTATATTTTCCACTGCTTCTAATCTATGCCTTCAGTGAGAATTATATTTGAACCAGTTGAGGAAAGGTCTTCCAATGCATATTTGCTTTGTTCAATTGTTTCTTTCAACATTGTTTACATTATCATTAATGTATCATGCAATACCGTGTTGTGTCTGTAGGGGGAGCCTGCTGACCAGGAGTCTGGCTGACATTGTCAAGAAGGAGGACTTTGTGATTGACTCTGAGTATCTGATCACTATGCTGGTGGTTGTACCAAAGTAAGTACAACTGTTTCCCAGTTTACAACAGTGTCATATTGAAACTTTTTTTATAACACCTGTTTGCTGTCTAACAATTGTGGATCCTTCTAGGACGAGTTATGCTGACTGGCAGAAGACCTATGAAACGTTGTCTGAAATGGTGGTACCCCGATCCACTAAGTAAGTATATTGGAAATTCATAGCCCATGGTGAATGCATGTTAAAATAGCTACttcagggcctcccgggtggagcAGTgattaagggcgctgtactgcagcgccagctgtgccaccagagactctgggttcgcgcccaggctctgtcgtaaccggccgcgaccgggaggtccgtggggcaattggcctagcgtcatccgggttagggagggtttggccagtagggatatccttgtctcatcgcgcaccagcgaatcctgtggcgggccgggcacagtgcgcgctaaccaaggttgctaggtgcacagtgtttcctccgacacattggtaagTACTactggctggcttccaggttggatgtgcgctgtgtttagaagcagtgcggcttggttgggttgtgtatcggaggacgcatgactttcaaccttcgtctctcccgagcccatacgggagttgtagcgatgagacaagaataccacgaaattggggagagaaaaaaaaaagactaaaacattttttttttatatatttttttaaactacattGTACATTGTCTCTTCAATCCATATCTTAGTATTTTCTGCTCATGAAGTGATTTCATTGTGAGTCCATCATGCCTGTCTGACTGTTCTGTTTGTCCCATTATTACAGCCTGCTGTTTGAGGACCATGACAGTGGTCTGTTCAGCGTCACCCTATTCAGGAAGGCCATTGATGACTTCAGACACAAGGCCAGAGAGAAcaagtaagacacacacacacacacacactcactcactcttctCCATATGTAAATATCTTGCTGTTCCTATCAGGTACACAGTCAGGGACTTCCAGTACAACGAGCAGGAGATGAATGCGGACAAAGAGGAGATGACACGTCTCTCCACAGACAAGAAGAAGCAGTTTGTAAGTCATATGATTGGGAATATGATGCCTGACCAAGGTAGATGTGACTGAAAAGTTGCGCTATAAAGAAATGTTTCGTTGTAAGTACACTAAGTGTTCGGACATCCCTGCAACCATTCTGGGATGGGGTGGGTGGGTGAAACTATTGGACAGTGGGGTGGATGGAGCCTCTAAGCCTTATTTTCCCTCTGTCAGGGGCCACTGGTGCGATGGCTGAAAGTGAACTTCAGTGAGGCCTTCATCGCATGGATTCACATCAAGGCTCTGAGGGTCTTTGTGGAGTCTGTCTTAAGGTATGATGATCACACTGTACTAACAGTCGTCCAATTGTTAGATGTTTGTAGTGTGTGACAAGATGCTTGTGACAAGAAGTCAACCTGAATGCAAATAAAATATCTAACTGACTGCGTGCTGTGCCTGCTGTTAGTGATTTAACTGCTCTGCCCATGCTCCCACAGATATGGGCTGCCTGTGAACTTCCAGGCCATGCTGCTCCAGCCCAACAAGAAGAACATGAAGAAACTGAGGGAGGTTCTCAatgacctatacaaacacctGGACAGCAGCGCTGCAGCTGTCATCGATGTGAGTAATTAGACCTGATATATATACCCGGTGTGTCCAGAGGAATACTTGTTCTATCTTTGTAGTAATGGGGCATTGCGATGCCAAACACATGTTGTATATTAGAAATTCTGGCACATTAGCTAAATGAGATTTGATATGGTCTGGTTCAGCAGACCTGTTAGACAACCACATTATCCCTGTCGTGTTAATGTTATTTACCATGTAAGCTAATGGTCTCTGTTTCTTTATTCCCTTGTAGTCTGCCATGGATATCCCTGGTCTGAACCTGAGCCAGCAGGAGTACTACCCTTATGTTTACTACAAGATAGACTGCAACCTGCTGGACTTTAAATAGATTTTCACTATACCTGACCCCTCTGTTCTGTCTTTATGCTGAGTACCCACTAACTTGTGTTTTCCCGTAAATCTTTCTCCCAGTCTTGCTATTTTCTCCGTTCTCTGCCCTGCTATCTCCTCTCTAATCGTCCTCTCCTCATGTCTGGGTGATGCTGTTTATCCTTGCTCTCCTCATGTCTGGGTGATGCTGTTTATCCTTGCTCTCCTCATGTCTGGGTGATGCTGTTTATCCTTGCTCTCCTCATGTCTGGGTGATACTGTTTATCCTTGCTCTCCTCAGATGTGCATGCTCATTCCTTGTGGTTTAAAGCACTTAGTGACCCCCTCCATCTGTACAAACTGAGGACAAACAATGGCTTGATGTTTATTTTGTTGGTTTTGTTTACATATTTTTTGTAAAACAGCATAATCAAAGTACACTgtatttaaaggcccagtgcagtcaaaactgatttttctgtgtttgattttcctgtgttttatatatatttccacactgaggttggaacaATATTGTGGAATAAGGCcattttagcctgttttggtgtgACTGGTGACAAATGAATGAATAAACCAAAATGAAagtgttccaaacctctctgccaataacagccagTTTTCAGTTTTTCCATCCCCAATCCAAAACAGTCCTAGTCatattcttgcttgagaaattgctcttgctAAAACGCTATTCTTTTTGTAACTTTTTGAaaattttaattgaaaaaaacTCGCTGTATTTAATTGGTACCCAGAAAGGATTTGATGTTGCAATAAAccggctgcattgggcctttgcGCTGAAACGAATAAGATCTCTAAATATTTATTTCGGGTAGTTTATGTATTTTCAATCATTCCACGTCTGTGTTGTGCATATTGATAGCTACATCTTTGAGTGGCACTATTCGTAGATACTTGTGTATGTTACCAATGTGTTCATTTACCTGCACGTCCAAGCATATCTGGTACATGTTCATGAGGTATTGGTTCACCTTGGCAACAAATAGTGTTCCAATGATGCTATATTTGTATGTTATCTCATGTTGTGTATATTTGATGTTAAAAgagatatatatgtatgtgtacgCATTATGTATGCTATGAATAGATAAAACGGTCAATATGAAGAAAATGGTCTGTTTTGTCTGTGATTGGGGTTAGCGTTTGTCTGTGTTGGTAGGCTATATCGGTAGGTAAGGTTGTAAACATTACATATTACAATGAATGGCCAGGCCCTGCAGGAATCGTCCACGTTTACAGTTgtgtgggagaaagagagtgagtcaTGCTTGGCCTCTGCAGAACTAAGGGACGGGTAGTTAGAGGAAGTTCCTCCATAGAGAAGTAGGAATGTACATAACCCTTAAGAAATCCCTGCCTTCAAACAATATGAGGAATTCAATATGAATAGAAATGTGCTCCCATATCCATCATTGAGAAATACTATTTGTTTGAGAGCATAACATCATTGCCAGAGTAGCCTACATATTGCCTAGATGTATTCACATGCGCTGTGGTCTATCAAATTGGACAGCAGATGGCACAAAATAACAGGGAAAGTGGGAAATAAAGTCCTCTAGCTGCGCATGTCACCTATGTATGCATTCCTCTGAAGTCGACCGAAACCTGACAGGCGTTCAGACCATGCAAACAATCCGTCATATGACTGGTACCCATACGAAAACACTGCAAGGCGGGGGAAATAATAATCACTGTCCGTGGTGGTGCTGCTGTTGCGAGGGAGAGGGAACCGCATCTCCCGATGTCTTCAGGCTGTCCGGATCGTTTGTTTATCTGCGGCTCCCGGTTTATTCGTGTCAACCCCGGCCTTTCTCGGTCGATAGAATGAAAGGATGGCCAAGCGGCGAGATGCGGACGAGGAGAACGGAGAGCTGATCGGCCCTGCTGCGGTCCAGCGAGATGCGACGCTGTATCCTGGGATGGCAAAAATGGACGgaatggaggaaagagggggaagtGAACTGTCTTTAGAGGAGATTTTAATGCTCTACAGCCAACCGATAAATGAAGAGCAGGCTTGGGCAGTGTGTTACCAATGCTGCGTAAACCTGGCTCAGGGACATAGGAGGAATTCTGGCCCAGCTGCCGGTGCATCAGTGGTGGATACTGCGAAGAGGATTGAGGGACCACGGGATGTGAGGATTCAGAAAGACGGAGCTGTCAAATTACAATATGAAGGCTGTGATGGTAGGTACAATAATTATGTAATGATGATGTTTGCAATGCGTTCGGGATTTTTTCTGGCAGTTTTATTTTCATTTCGCCAACACATTGGTAATATTACCTATTCCTAGAATGAGAAAATATGTAATAATGTTGAATTAATGTAGAACCTAGGTCAACAAGGCAGCTGGATACCGACTGATAGATTCATATGTCATGCTTTCCAATTTTTGGCTATTGCATTTAGTCAGCTGGCTCAGCCGTTGTTGTTTTTTCCCCTTCGCACATCACATGTTCATGTTCATCATCCACACTCCATGAAATAGCTTActgggataaaaaaaaacaagagCATATTTCCATGGCACAATTTGTTGCTGCCCAgagtgacatacagtgcattcgggaaagtattcagactccttcaccttttccacatttcgttacgttagagccttattttaaaatggattaaataaatacatgtcctcatcaatctacacataataccccataatgaaaaagtgaaaacaggtttttagaaatttttgcaaatgtattacaaatgaaaaacagaaataccttatttacataagtatttggaccatttgctatgagactcgaaattgagctcaggatcatcctgtttccgttgatcatccttgagatgtttctacaacttgattggagtccacctgtggtaaattaaattgatttgacatgatttggaaaggcacacacctatctatataagatcccacagttgacagtgcatgtcagagaaaaaaaccaagccatgaggttgaaggaattgtccttagagccccgagacaggattgtgttgaggcacagatctggggaagggtatcaaaccAATTTATGTAGCATTGAAGaccccccaagaacacagtggccaaccataattcttaaatggaagaagtttggaaccaccaagactctttctagagcttgctgcctggccaaactgagcaatagggggagaagagccgtggtcagggaggtgaccaagaacccgatggtcactctgacagggctccaGCATGCCTCTGTgaagatgagagaaccttccagaaggacaaccatctctgcagcacttcaatcaggcctttatggtagagtggcaagactgaagccacttctcagtaaaaggcacatgacagcccacttggagtttgccaaaaggcacctaaaggactctcagaccatgagaaacaagattgtctggtctgatgaaaccaagattgatctctttggcctgaatgccaagcatcacatctggaagaaacctgccatcccttacagtgaagcatgatggtggcagcatcatactgtggggatgtttttcaggggcagggcctgggagactagtcaggatcgagagaaagatgaacggaataaagtacagagagatccttgatgaaaacctgctccagagtgcacaggacctcagactggggcgaaggttcaccttccaacacgacaatgaccctaagcacacagccaagacaacgtaggaatGGCGTCGTGAcagctctccatccaacctgacagagcttgagaggatctgcatagaagaatgagagaaactccccaaatacaagtgtgccaagcttgtagcgtcatacccaagaagactcagttgttttttttgtatagatttgcaaaaatgtctaaaaactttgctttgtcattatggggtactgtgtgtagagtgataagggggggggggactatttaatccattttaaaataaggctgtaacgtaacaacatttagaaaagtcaaggggtctgtatactttccgaATCCACTATACTGTACGGTGGGTGGTGGTGGATGTGGCCCCTTATCaaccttttaaaatgtatttttgtagACTTTTTTAAATGGAGTGTTTTCATTGCCACAAAGACCCTCAACCAATGGTATGACTGCATGAAGGCCCCAagccacatcatcatcatcactgtagTCATCACTGTAGTCATCAATGGACTTATGCCTTAACAGCTGGGGCCTAGCTAAACTGTTGACATTGTCTTGTGTTACACCTGATATGACACAGCAAAAATGTGTGTAGTCTGGGTGTGCCTTTGTAACTGCTTGAATACCCATTCTCCTTGCTCCGGCCAAACGCTACGCCACACCCACGGGCATTAGTTTCTTCTCCGCagtgagtctggatctgagtccCCGACCCGTCACCTAGCCTCTGTCGAGACCCCAACAACAGGAAGttccggttttcaggggaaaCGGAAAGAGAGGCTGTGACATTAACAAGGCAACATCATCTtaactcctccacatttactggattggttgaacagtgcagaaaaTAACCTCCCTGACAGTTTTATTCCCTTCTTCTCTCAAGTTCAGTATGTAAGGGATCTAGTTTCAGCTGTTCattttacgcctgctacgttaggttatgCGAATGCGAACACATTCGGGGGccgtctgattggtccagaacCAATGGGTTGGGCCAAAGCCAGAACAAACATGGGTAAAACTGTGGTTTAAAAATGTGTCATTGGCTTTCATACTCTGATAGGGCAGCGGGTAGCTTAGCGGTTAAGActgctgggccagtaaccgaaaggttttcAAGCTGACTAGCTGAAAAATAtgttgacgtgcccttgagcaaggcacgtaaccccaattgctcctgtaagtcgctctggataagagcgtctgctaaatgactaaaatgtcaaatgtaattgGTTAAagatgatccaatcgctgatgactttgttttgtacaacgccCCTCGTCCCCACAAACAATTTCAATGATGACAGTCTCAGACTAAATTATGTAGCAAACAACACAGCAAAAAAATAATTTACTGTGAGTCATCAGGCTACCTGTAAAAGTGACTAGGATTTACAAGTAATGTGTCTTGTCTTGCATGTGGAGAGTTCTTGTCGGTCTTCCTCCTCGCTAGTATCCTGTAATCAGATTCCCAGATACAGACTCTATTTCACCCAATATGTCTTTGTTTATTTACCCATGGTGTCACAGGGAAGCTGTACCCTAGCTCTTACTCAGTTACACACCTTGAGTCAATGTGTGCTGAGTCAATTTGATGGCTTATTGGCTTTGGACTCAATGTACTCCATGCTTAATCAGCTTTTTTacatgtacatttacatttgagtcatttagcagacactcttatccagagtgacttaatgtgtgtgtgcatacattttcctACTTTTTCCTACTGGTCCCCGGTGGGAATGAAAACCCACATCTCTGGCGTTGATAGCACCATCCTCTACCAGCTGAGACACACGGGACCTTTTTGGCATAAATGAACTGACTGCATAGTAAGGGTGGAATATGTGGTGTACTGTATTTTATTTGACGTGCCTGGCAGTGTGTTAGTAACTCAGTAATAGTAATTGGGGATGGGAGGTTTTGCATGGTTTGCTACTGGTCTGCGGATGGCTACTCTATAGGCAATGCTGTTATTGAATGTGGTATCATCATGTGTGTTATTACACTTTATTCATCTGTGATTATTACATTAATATGACTACAGCTAATCATCTGTTGATTTAATGTAGATAGGCTAACTTTAAATTAGGCTAACTTTAAATCCATTATAATATCTTTCTACGCTGATTTGTTACGTGATTTCCATATTTGATGGATTCTCAGAAGGACTGACCACTCTGATGTCTGGTTAACTGTGCTAAAGTTCAAGGGGTCTCCCCCAAGGCATATCAGCTGTgttcagagacaggcagacagacaggcatacagAAAGAAAAACTGAGAGAGAGCCTTCTTCCAACCAATTTGTCACTGACCCACAATTTGTCACTGACCAAACAGTAGCTACTCTCAAAATGTATCTACTCTTATTCAATTTCCCAAGTTTCCTGATTGATTGCATTTATCATAATGTTTACTGTGGCCTCGCTGTTGTTTAGATTGCCACGCCGTagctcccagagagagagagagagagagagagagagagagagagagagagagagagagagagagagagagagagagaggttcctgccgttctagggagtttttcctagccactgctTCTTTCTGTATCTGCATTGCTtcctctttggggttttaggctgggtatctgtatagcactttgtggcAACTGATGATGTAAAAcgggctttataaaataaattggatttgaaaATAAGGACCATTGGTTTAGTCACTGATTCAAGGACGATGGTTGTGAGTAGTTCTGTTGGGCTGTTGACGTCCTGAAATATTAGACCTCCATCTTGTTTTTTCTCATCAATGAATGGGGCAGTCACAAGCAAATGATTTGAACATGTTGTTTTGCAGGATGTTACAATAGAGCTTGTCATTGTGTATGTGGAGAGGGTCATCAAAAAAGAATCTGCTTGGTCACGTTATTGAAGTTAATAAACATTTCATGATGATGACATGGTGGCTTGGAGGAACATTTAGGCCTAACCCAGAGGCTTCTTGAATGAAATGTATTGATTCATTTTAGCTGTGTGTATGCAGGCAAAGGCAGAGACAGGGCCAGTGACTGACTGGCAGAGGTAGAGGCCGAGACAGTGACTGACTGGCAGAGGCAGTAACAGAGACTGACTGGCAGAGGCAGTAACAGAGACTGACTGgcagaggtagaggcagagacTGACTGGCAGAGGCAGTAACAGAGACTGACTGGCAGAGGTAGAGGCCGAGGCAGTGACTGACTGGCAGAGGCAGTAACAGAGACTGACTGGCAGAGGTAGAGGCCGAGGCAGTGACTGACTGGCAGAGGTAGAGGCCGAGGCAGTGACTGACTGGCAGAGGTAGAGGCCGAGGCAGTGACAGAGTCGGACTGGTAGAGGCAGTGACAGGGGCTGACTGGCAGAGATAGAAGCAGAGGTAGAAgcagaggcagtgagagagactgactggTAGAGTCAGAGGCAGTGACAAGAGACTGACTGGCAGAGGTAgaagcagagacagtgagagagactgtctggcagagacagtgacagagactgACTGGCAGAGGTAGAAgcagaggcagtgagagagactgtctggcagagacagtgacagagactgACTGGCAGAGGTAGAAgcagaggc contains:
- the LOC109901070 gene encoding V-type proton ATPase subunit C 1-A, producing MTEFWLISAPGEKTCQQTWDQMMVATTRNNNLSTNNKFNIPDLKVGTLDVLVGLSDDLAKLDSFIEGVVKKVSQYMADVLEDSRDKVQENLLANGVDLVTYITRFQWDMAKYPIKQSLKNISDIISKQVSQIDNDLKARASAYNNLKGNLQNLERKNAGSLLTRSLADIVKKEDFVIDSEYLITMLVVVPKTSYADWQKTYETLSEMVVPRSTNLLFEDHDSGLFSVTLFRKAIDDFRHKARENKYTVRDFQYNEQEMNADKEEMTRLSTDKKKQFGPLVRWLKVNFSEAFIAWIHIKALRVFVESVLRYGLPVNFQAMLLQPNKKNMKKLREVLNDLYKHLDSSAAAVIDSAMDIPGLNLSQQEYYPYVYYKIDCNLLDFK